In the genome of Bacteroidales bacterium, one region contains:
- a CDS encoding 6-carboxytetrahydropterin synthase produces the protein MSVIRLTKSFAFEMAHALPGHDGPCKHIHGHTYELFVTIIGKPVDDPLSPKFGMIMDFKELKSLVRGAVIDDFDHALVLRKDTADALVKEAGNVLFQRMIVTDFQPTTENLVAEFARRIHQQLPSHVTLQSLRLRETLTSFAEWFAADNP, from the coding sequence ATGTCCGTAATCCGTCTTACAAAATCCTTTGCATTCGAAATGGCCCATGCTCTGCCTGGACATGACGGGCCCTGTAAACATATTCACGGACATACCTACGAACTGTTCGTAACCATCATAGGCAAACCGGTTGATGATCCTTTATCCCCGAAATTCGGGATGATCATGGACTTCAAGGAACTTAAATCGCTGGTAAGAGGAGCGGTGATCGATGATTTTGACCACGCCCTGGTGCTCAGAAAAGATACGGCGGATGCCTTGGTGAAAGAGGCCGGAAATGTACTCTTTCAACGTATGATCGTGACCGATTTCCAGCCCACCACCGAAAACCTGGTTGCGGAATTTGCACGAAGGATACACCAGCAGCTTCCTTCACACGTCACCCTGCAAAGCCTGCGGCTGAGGGAAACCTTGACATCGTTTGCGGAATGGTTTGCAGCGGATAATCCCTGA
- a CDS encoding RNA polymerase sigma factor, whose amino-acid sequence MVPEKKLIEGCLQGKRKACALLYRRHAATMLGVCLRYCRNLAEAEDVLQDGFVKVFTNISTFRHEGSLEGWIRRIVVHTAVDHYNRQSREGHAVHLEEINEVHISDNPAVEEEQDLPGCDLTEDELMKVIQDLPDGYRLVFNMYAIEGYSHQEIARLLNISVNTSKTQLFKARKMLRNVLISRSLKYAIQR is encoded by the coding sequence ATGGTCCCTGAGAAGAAGCTGATCGAGGGATGTCTTCAGGGTAAGCGTAAGGCCTGCGCCCTGCTTTACAGGCGCCATGCCGCGACGATGCTTGGCGTGTGTCTGCGCTACTGCCGGAATCTTGCCGAGGCAGAGGATGTACTGCAGGACGGATTCGTCAAGGTTTTTACGAACATCAGCACCTTCAGGCACGAGGGATCGCTGGAAGGCTGGATACGCAGGATCGTGGTTCATACTGCCGTGGATCATTACAACCGGCAATCCAGGGAAGGCCACGCCGTACACCTTGAAGAAATCAATGAAGTGCATATTTCCGACAATCCCGCCGTCGAAGAAGAACAGGATCTTCCGGGGTGTGACCTGACGGAGGATGAACTGATGAAGGTGATACAGGATTTACCCGATGGCTACAGGCTTGTTTTCAATATGTACGCCATTGAAGGCTACTCCCATCAGGAAATTGCCAGGTTGTTAAATATTTCGGTCAATACATCCAAGACCCAGTTGTTCAAGGCCAGGAAAATGCTGCGAAATGTGCTGATCAGCCGCTCTCTTAAGTACGCAATTCAACGGTAA
- a CDS encoding tryptophanase, whose translation MELPFAESYKIKMVELIRRSSRSEREQWIQEARFNIFNLRSDQVFIDLLTDSGTGAMSDRQWSEMMLGDESYAGSSSYYKMKEAVKDIMGFDYFLPTHQGRAAENVLFSVLVKKGDLVPGNAHFDTTKGHIEFRKAEAVDCTIDEAYDTTVAHPFKGNVDTGKLEQVLKSHPLDRIPFIILTITCNTSGGQPVSLENIREVHALAKKYGIPVVFDSARFAENAYFIKKREKGYEHKTIREIVREMYQCADLATMSSKKDAIVNMGGFIGFRDPELLRKASLYNIMFEGFNTYGGMSGRDMNALAQGLYEGTEIDYLESRVRQVEYLWNQLQAYGIPVQQPAGGHAVFVDARRFLPRVPREQFIAQTLVVELYREAGVRGVEIGALMTDRDPVTRQPRYPSLEMMRLTIPRRVYTNNHMDVVAAALKNIYDRRDAITTGYKITREAPLLRHFTVELEKI comes from the coding sequence ATGGAATTACCTTTTGCCGAATCCTATAAGATAAAGATGGTGGAGCTTATCCGTCGGAGTTCCCGTTCGGAAAGGGAACAATGGATACAGGAGGCCCGGTTCAATATTTTCAATCTCCGCAGCGATCAGGTTTTCATTGATTTACTGACCGACTCGGGAACAGGCGCCATGAGTGACCGGCAGTGGTCGGAGATGATGCTGGGGGATGAAAGCTACGCAGGCTCTTCTTCGTATTATAAAATGAAGGAAGCTGTCAAAGATATCATGGGCTTTGATTATTTTCTCCCAACGCACCAGGGCAGGGCTGCCGAGAATGTGCTCTTCTCCGTATTGGTCAAAAAAGGGGACCTTGTTCCGGGGAATGCCCATTTCGATACTACAAAGGGGCATATCGAGTTCCGGAAGGCCGAGGCGGTTGATTGTACCATTGATGAGGCGTACGATACCACCGTCGCTCATCCGTTCAAAGGGAATGTCGATACCGGAAAACTTGAGCAAGTGCTTAAAAGCCATCCTTTGGACCGGATCCCGTTCATCATCCTGACCATCACCTGCAATACATCCGGAGGCCAGCCTGTATCCCTGGAAAATATCAGGGAGGTTCACGCCCTGGCAAAGAAATATGGGATCCCTGTTGTGTTCGACTCTGCCCGTTTTGCAGAAAATGCCTATTTTATCAAGAAGCGGGAGAAAGGGTATGAACATAAAACCATCCGGGAGATCGTGCGGGAAATGTACCAGTGTGCCGACCTGGCTACGATGAGCAGTAAAAAAGATGCCATTGTCAACATGGGTGGATTCATCGGTTTCAGGGATCCCGAACTGTTGCGCAAAGCCAGCCTTTATAACATCATGTTCGAGGGATTCAATACCTACGGCGGTATGTCGGGGCGGGATATGAATGCGCTCGCGCAGGGATTATACGAAGGCACCGAGATTGATTACCTGGAAAGCCGGGTACGCCAGGTGGAATACCTCTGGAACCAGCTGCAGGCTTACGGTATCCCCGTACAACAGCCTGCCGGCGGGCACGCAGTCTTTGTTGATGCAAGGCGGTTCCTGCCGCGTGTGCCCAGGGAGCAGTTCATCGCCCAGACATTGGTGGTTGAACTTTACAGGGAAGCAGGAGTGAGGGGTGTGGAAATAGGTGCCCTGATGACCGACAGGGATCCGGTCACACGCCAGCCCAGGTATCCATCGCTGGAAATGATGCGGCTTACCATTCCCCGCCGGGTCTATACCAATAATCACATGGATGTGGTGGCCGCAGCGCTCAAAAACATTTACGACCGCAGGGATGCCATCACCACCGGGTACAAGATCACTCGCGAAGCACCCTTGCTGAGGCATTTTACGGTGGAGTTGGAGAAGATATAG
- a CDS encoding T9SS type A sorting domain-containing protein, with protein MKRNHLVAVFLILSGMFTSAQQNFIYISGHVTDLDLSIPVSDHPVYAACNDSLGFYIFQTDQEGYYGDTLFLNTSGVTFIKIYTFDCQYMEHDTLVTVLSGPIVADFAICTQNVPSDCENFFTFLTNDGYTFSFTGEVNSTKPASFFWDFGDGTTGDGQSVTHTYAEADSVGFLVCLTTTWVMDSIPNDSCSAVSCQEIGGNGGCEDQFTLTGQVIMGNTFADIGQVSLYLANMSGEMMLMTIQPIDSIGHFFFTQVREGNYYLLAELLEGSSGYGNYLPTYYVDAITWTDAEMITLGEPMNPYTIYLVPVVDYSQGTGEINGTVNASYDLFREGSPVPDIEIILMEEGEQAIAYEYSSDQGSFDFPSLGWGTYKVHAEVPGKVTGPAWVTLDEEHPVVTVEFMITQTEVYNTLSVAEPDVFILSVGEVYPNPIGEVAYIPITLTKAAPLSVRIFNQLGQEVLTSEDSYRAGDHLIQLNISHLDKGIYILNLGNDQIGGIIKKIIK; from the coding sequence ATGAAAAGGAATCATTTGGTTGCTGTTTTTCTGATCCTCTCGGGTATGTTTACCAGTGCGCAACAAAATTTTATATACATCAGCGGGCATGTAACGGACCTTGACCTGAGCATCCCTGTGAGTGATCATCCTGTTTATGCTGCCTGCAACGACAGCCTTGGATTTTATATCTTTCAAACGGACCAGGAGGGGTATTACGGTGATACGCTCTTTCTCAACACTTCGGGTGTTACTTTCATCAAGATCTATACCTTCGATTGCCAGTACATGGAGCATGACACCCTGGTGACAGTCCTGAGTGGGCCCATTGTGGCCGATTTTGCCATTTGCACGCAAAATGTTCCTTCTGACTGCGAAAATTTCTTTACATTCCTTACTAACGATGGATATACTTTCTCCTTTACCGGCGAAGTGAACTCCACGAAGCCCGCTTCCTTTTTCTGGGATTTTGGCGATGGAACCACCGGAGATGGCCAGTCGGTGACTCATACTTACGCTGAAGCGGATTCGGTCGGTTTTCTCGTGTGCCTCACTACCACATGGGTCATGGATTCAATCCCGAACGACAGCTGCTCTGCCGTTTCCTGCCAGGAAATCGGAGGCAACGGAGGCTGTGAAGATCAGTTTACCCTCACAGGACAGGTGATCATGGGCAACACCTTTGCGGATATCGGGCAGGTATCGCTGTATCTGGCCAACATGTCAGGTGAAATGATGTTAATGACCATTCAGCCCATCGACAGTATCGGCCATTTCTTTTTCACACAGGTTCGCGAAGGCAACTATTACCTTCTGGCCGAGCTGCTGGAAGGTTCCTCGGGCTACGGGAACTACCTGCCCACCTATTATGTGGATGCCATTACCTGGACGGATGCCGAAATGATCACCCTCGGAGAACCCATGAATCCATATACGATCTACCTGGTTCCCGTGGTTGACTACAGCCAGGGAACAGGAGAAATCAACGGAACGGTCAATGCGAGCTATGATCTTTTCAGGGAAGGGTCGCCGGTTCCGGACATCGAAATCATCCTGATGGAGGAGGGTGAACAGGCCATTGCGTATGAATATTCTTCGGACCAAGGCAGTTTTGACTTCCCTTCGCTGGGATGGGGCACCTATAAAGTGCATGCCGAAGTTCCGGGCAAAGTGACCGGTCCCGCCTGGGTGACGCTGGATGAAGAACACCCGGTGGTAACTGTGGAATTTATGATCACACAGACCGAAGTGTACAATACACTTTCCGTGGCAGAACCTGATGTATTCATCCTTTCGGTCGGAGAGGTCTATCCCAATCCGATCGGTGAGGTGGCATACATCCCCATTACGTTGACAAAAGCAGCTCCTCTGTCGGTCAGGATCTTCAACCAGCTGGGACAGGAAGTTTTAACTTCAGAAGATTCGTACAGGGCCGGGGACCATCTTATTCAATTAAATATCAGTCATTTAGATAAAGGTATCTATATCCTTAACCTGGGTAATGACCAAATAGGCGGGATCATTAAGAAAATCATAAAATAA
- a CDS encoding outer membrane beta-barrel protein yields MKNEPDKIDDLFRQKLEGYQVDPSGKVWKNILSRYLHPQSGPFHLLNLQNIIGAVILAGAGITAYVLLHSSITSKMPEDKILSGSLVEQSGSNNRLTSQDPLPISIPSENDQANPVEATVHQTNSRPQSTLIREDTETGNEDAGQKTSPEINEASPVEYLTNESIHQLSTLPSLAELASSGEGQRFVVSRRNLMQNIDIQMRKQDYRKPVHIAAGLYFFPEWTDYRNQAKNFQSGYTQEILASVQMGKFIIRPGFGITRSQDDGNYEISYNKYEMTGYYLGVDFETYGIPSDSMSYVLNEYGLFDTVFYSDSYRTDNACTYLQIPLQIGYEFLNFKRFSMMVAGGPCLSLLLNEKKSDPAFRDFAAENIMMVDQTPERKYSNWQLLLGLSSKYMITGKFSLSLEPTYRQYFNSTYEGDGTGRPPYSFGIRAGMTYHF; encoded by the coding sequence ATGAAAAACGAACCCGACAAAATCGATGATCTGTTCAGACAAAAACTGGAAGGGTATCAGGTCGACCCTTCCGGGAAAGTCTGGAAGAATATCCTAAGCCGATACCTTCATCCGCAGTCCGGTCCTTTCCACCTGCTGAATCTGCAGAATATCATCGGGGCGGTCATCCTTGCGGGCGCAGGCATCACTGCCTATGTTCTGCTGCATTCATCCATCACCAGCAAAATGCCCGAAGATAAAATCCTCAGCGGGAGTCTGGTCGAACAGTCCGGATCCAATAACCGGCTGACCTCCCAGGATCCGCTCCCGATCAGCATTCCATCCGAAAATGATCAGGCAAACCCGGTTGAAGCTACCGTGCATCAAACGAATTCCCGGCCGCAGAGCACCCTGATCCGTGAAGACACAGAAACAGGAAACGAAGATGCCGGCCAGAAGACATCTCCGGAAATAAATGAAGCATCGCCTGTTGAATATCTTACCAACGAATCCATCCACCAACTATCCACGCTTCCATCACTCGCTGAACTCGCATCATCCGGCGAAGGGCAGCGATTTGTCGTCAGCAGGCGTAACCTGATGCAAAACATTGACATACAGATGAGAAAACAGGACTACCGAAAGCCTGTACACATTGCAGCGGGGCTGTATTTCTTTCCGGAATGGACAGATTACAGGAATCAGGCGAAGAATTTTCAGTCGGGTTATACACAGGAGATCTTGGCTTCGGTTCAAATGGGCAAATTCATCATTCGCCCGGGATTCGGCATCACCCGTTCCCAGGATGACGGAAATTATGAGATCAGTTACAACAAGTACGAAATGACGGGTTATTACCTGGGGGTCGATTTTGAAACATATGGAATTCCATCGGATTCAATGAGTTATGTTCTGAATGAATATGGATTGTTTGATACGGTTTTTTACAGTGACTCCTACCGGACCGACAATGCCTGCACGTATCTCCAGATCCCCTTGCAGATCGGTTATGAATTCCTGAACTTCAAAAGATTTTCCATGATGGTTGCCGGGGGGCCTTGCCTGTCGCTGTTGCTGAATGAAAAAAAATCAGATCCTGCTTTCCGCGATTTTGCAGCTGAAAACATTATGATGGTAGATCAGACACCTGAAAGAAAGTACAGTAACTGGCAGTTATTGCTGGGTTTGAGTTCGAAGTACATGATCACCGGTAAATTCAGCTTATCACTGGAACCCACATACCGGCAGTATTTCAATTCCACCTATGAAGGGGATGGAACCGGCCGGCCACCCTATTCGTTTGGCATACGTGCAGGAATGACCTATCACTTTTAA